CGTCCGGCACTGAAGATTTCGCCCTACGATTGGCTCGGCTCGGTTCTGACGGAAGCGATACCCGTCCCAAGCGATAATGCACCAAGCTCGCCCAAAACTACCACCCCAGGAGGGCCCCCCTCATGATACTCGCCGCCATCACCGTGGATACCGAGCCGGACAACGTCTGGAGCAACTTTCGCTCAAGTGGACTCGACAATATCCGCGCCCTCGAGCGCTTTCATGAATTGATGGTGGAATGGGGAATACCGCCAACTTATCTCATCACCCATTCGGTCGCATCCGATCCGACCGCGGTCTCACGCCTGCAGCGTTTCGCCCGGAAGGGACCTCTCGAGGTCGGAGCTCATCTGCACGCGTGGGAAACGCCACCCTATCTGCGCGACGGTTCTGATCGCCAGTACCCAGTGTTTGCTCACGATCTACAACCCGAACTGGTACATGAGAAGCTCCAGACTCTGACCCAGCGCATCGCGGAAAACTTCGACGAGCCCACCAGCTACCGGGCCGGGCGATTTGGCTTCGTCCGGGAACACATCCGGATTCTCGAGTCCCTCGGTTACTCCGTGGACAGCTCGATTACGCCGCTGGAGGACCGCTCCGAGAAGTTCGGACTGCCGCCTGCACTCGGCGGGCGGGGTGGCCGGGACTACCGACGGGCGCCATTGGAGCCCTATCACCCCGCCTATGAGGATGATCTGATCCCCGGCTCATCGCAGCTATTGGAAGTGCCGGTGACGGTCGGTCCGACCCGATCCTGGCCGGGCTTGTTGCCGTTTCACCGTTACGGCCCCGAAGTACTGCAGCGCGTGCTCCGTAAGGCCCGCGTCTCGGAGGTGGTGCTCGCTTCTCCGCCGCAGTACGGTTGGCCCCAGCTCGATCGTCTCTTGACCACATGCCTGCATTCGGAGCGAACGGTGCTCAACTTCATGCTGCACTCATCGGAAGTGATGGCGGGCGGCGCTCCATGGATCCAGGACGATGCCGCCCTCGAGGCGCTCTACGATCGATTGCGCCGCTGTATCGTCTGGTTGCGCGAGCGCGCTCAGGTTCGGTTTGCAAGCCTCGCTCAGATCCCGGGTATTTTCACTAGGCCAGGGTCCCAAAGCGCATGCTGATCAGCACGATCACGACGCGCACAGAGTTAGACGCACTCGCACCGGAGTGGAACGATCTACTCCAGGCCAGTCGCGCCGATACGATCTTTCTTACGTGGGAGTATATCTCCGCCTGGCTTGACGCCGCCGCTTCGAGCGCCGAGCTGCACGTGCTAGCCGTGCGCGATCAGAGTGGCAATCTGGTGGGGATTGCACCGTTCTATCGGCGGCAAATCCGCCTCTGCCGTGTACTGACACACCGATGCCTCTGCATTCTGGGCGAACACGCGAGTCCCGCCGAGTACCTCGATCTAATTCTGCACCGCGATCAGGAGCAGCCGGTTCTCGATGCACTTGGCGCTGCACTCGCCCGCCGCAGCGATTGGGATTGCATCTGGATCCCAAAAGTAGCGGGATGGACAGGCGCGCCTGAACGTCTCACCAGGTTGGCCCGTTCGGCGGGGTTACATGTCTGGCGCCGCGACAGCTCCTTTTCGGCCATCGAGCTCCCGCCCGAAGTGGATCAGTACATGCGGTTGCTCTCGACCAAAATGCGCTACCAGATGCGCCGAGGAATCAAACAGCTCAACGAGTCCGGCGCGATCACGTTCGAACAGTGTCGGTCACGAGAGCAACTTCCACTGTTCATCGACAACTTGGAGCGGCTGCATCAGAAACACTGGGCGTCAGCGGGTGAGCCGGGCGGCTTTCGCCGTAACCCCTCCTTCCGAGCATTTGTCGAAACGATCTGCGATAGGGCGATCGAGAAGGGATGGATCAGTC
This genomic window from Candidatus Rokuibacteriota bacterium contains:
- a CDS encoding GNAT family N-acetyltransferase, translating into MLISTITTRTELDALAPEWNDLLQASRADTIFLTWEYISAWLDAAASSAELHVLAVRDQSGNLVGIAPFYRRQIRLCRVLTHRCLCILGEHASPAEYLDLILHRDQEQPVLDALGAALARRSDWDCIWIPKVAGWTGAPERLTRLARSAGLHVWRRDSSFSAIELPPEVDQYMRLLSTKMRYQMRRGIKQLNESGAITFEQCRSREQLPLFIDNLERLHQKHWASAGEPGGFRRNPSFRAFVETICDRAIEKGWISLSSIRVNDICVAVQFAFTYHGTFSAIQEGFDPDFKTVTEGIGNVLRCRTIQQCIEAGLTCYDFLGGETWHKQRWAAQMRQGFDFFIHRRSVKTLPLRVRPVWPTGRHMAWHLDGSTSLPHPTTQVAATN